The bacterium genome contains the following window.
CGGGCGCACGAGGGCCCGCCAGCGCAGGGCGCGAATCCCGAGGCTGCCCACGTGCATCAGCGTGAACGCGACGAAGGCGGGCACGCTCGTGCGGGCGACGGTGGCGGCGATCTCGCCGAAGCTGACGTTGCGCAGCGCGAGCCAGAGGAAGAA
Protein-coding sequences here:
- a CDS encoding UPF0104 family protein, with the translated sequence MTRRFLVGAAVGAFFLWLALRNVSFGEIAATVARTSVPAFVAFTLMHVGSLGIRALRWRALVRP